tattaGATCCAAATCctgtcttaattttttttcctgttGAATATTGTCAAACCACCTTGATACATGGATGTATTGAGCTTTTTCTTGTTGACTTAATCCTTTCTGTAAAAAAGCAAGGtatgaatattatacaaatcatTGTTtagaattcataaaaataatgtactatataaattgattgataccattatagaatataagaCGTAATACAGTGCAACATCTGCAATGGTCTTCTCTGTACCAGTAATGTATGGTACATCTTTCAATACTGTATTTAGTTCCTACAATCAAAGAATATCGATATTCCATCTTCTGTCTTTAAATATAGACAAGTTGAAATATCATGACATTACATTGAATACTCTCTTGGCATTAGTAGGAAGGTCAGCATGATTGACGCATACTGCAACATATTCTAACCATTGTTGCGTTAAAGCTTGCGCTTCTTTTTCATTAGAAATCATATTGGAATATTTTGAACTCGCAACCAGCGCCTGTATAATAGTACTGAACCCTTGAATGGATgacgaatttttttcacattctgGAACAAGTATTATCTGGAACAATCATATGTGGCTTGATGTATCAAttaattccataaaaatttgttaattttatcatccttatttttaatttgatgtcATCCTGCGAGAGAATATTCTCTTTCAtggaaaattaacaatttaatcaaCTTTTATAAGCATACATAAGGGGGCAAAATTATCACGCTTCAGacgatgattaaataaataataatgctcacatttttattagaaatctcTAGCCTTTTTGGAGGAACATCGAGATATTGCGCTATTCTTTCTACACATTCGACATTACACAACcccatgataaatataatgcgaAAATAATATGCGATTCGTGACACGAGAGCTGTAACAATACCATTAAAGATTAACCATGTGTAACGTTCTCTCGATATcgcaataacaaaaaaaattgcttcgaACGTTTCGAGAATCGTAATATCGTTCTTCGATAAATTTCGATTTGTTAGTCGATGAATCGTTCTCGAATCTTTCCAAATttgttgtaattatattaaaaaataaagtaatctCTCAGGCAAGGAATTATCAGGagtctaataatattaaatgacagGTTAGGATTTTGTTAAAAAGCTTCATCGAATGATCaagttcttttataataatttgataaaagccAGATCTAAAAAAAGCAAACGAGAGAGAGCACAGACGCAAatgattattgaatttatataaaattattaattaaataattagctTCTTTGCTAATATTCGTGCGTGATCGTTCGCTTGACTTAAATTGGGCTTAAAACacgcaatatatgtataaatacatatacataagtaCCGTCATATCTTTAATGAAGGAGACGATGAGAATAAAGtcgttataaaatatcgtGAAGTAAGGATGACAGGGATTTATTCGAAACAAATGGCGTGATACGTGTGCAAATCCAGTTGTATGCGCTCCAGGTTCAATGATTCATTATACAAAATACGCTGCTAATTGCGCCATTTTATCCTTTGGCGGTTTTGGTTTGCCCCGATTACGACTCTTGGCGTGACCTCGACCACGCGTGACGACTGGTTTCGAAGCTACCGCACGATGCTTTTCTACCAGCGCGGCGAAAACTGGTGTACAAAACACACAGCCGGACATTTCGGTCGCCTCGTTAGGAAGTTTACTCTTATCctgaaacaaaaagaaaaaaatacaatagagCACATAAAAGAGCATGGTTTCTGTCGATGATTCCACGTTGATGTGTAGAAAATATAGGAAGCATAAACTACTTTAATCAATTTGTATCATAAATCCgtctgaatgaaaaaaaaatagagctaCTTAACAAAACTcgctattcttttttaataaacatagatAAGTtattaagaaacatgtttGCCCCTTTtacttttgataaaaagaaaaaaatataatttattaaatatcgctATCTCTTTCGTCGAATTGCAATCATAATCTGATTTACTTACGAGCAATCTATGTCTTTCTATGTCTATATAATGAtgcaaaattctattattaccTGTTTATATTCGACGGTTACTAATTGCGCGCCGCAGTCGCACGTATCCGTATCGACTGTCACTTTGTGCGCGTTCTCGAATAAATGGATAATAACGTCACAACGATTACATCCCAATTTCCACTTGGGTGCAGCCGAAGGATCGAGCACGAGGATACCTAGATCGCATTCCAAACAGCTGGACAAGCCGTTCGAATTCATACCGTGCGGACACGTTGGATGTGTGCATGAATTGCAACCGCTCATTCCTTTTTTCATATCCCTaaaaaagacagagaaagaattcTCAATTCTCTTTTTAGATAGACTCTTTTACATTCGATTCTTTGAAATTAATGGGATACCTGAACGGTGGATTGTTGTAACAATATGGACAAAATGTATAACTTTTCCCTCGCGCTCCGGTCGACCATGAAAGCAATTCAAAATCATCCAATGgacattttaattctttgtatATTCGTATGTTTCCATTTTGAGGTAAATTATAAGTTTCGTTACAATGTGCGCAATGCATTCTGGATGGTTtagtttgtatatatttcatatatcgaCGACATTTACCGCatctgtgatatatatatatatatatatatagacagtCGAAAGAAGTAAATgtgttaattgatataaagtaaacaaaaaaaaaaaaacgtaatgaATTGCggtttttgtcataattattgtttatatgtaCCTGGAATGTGCTTTGCCGGACGCTGACAGCGGAGAGAATGAGACTTCGAACAACTGATCCATAGCTTCTATGCTTTgcacaaaataatgaaacttttgtttaaatatttccacAGTATGTTGCAAAACAGCATGAAAATCAGCGCGACCTAATGCTATTAGATTCAGTTGCTCTTCCACTGCAGATCTCATTGTAGGCAAAACTAATTCAGGATCTATCTAACgagaagagaatatatatcttacaaaaaaatttattatcattagtattgaaaattgaaatcaatatGATACCTTCTGATATCCATGAACCAAAACAATCCCAAGAGAAGTGGGCACTAATTTTCTACCTGCTGCGACAGTGACATAGTttctaatacaaatattatttatatgtacaggGATTGAAGCATCCGTTCCGATGCCATGTTTTTCCATGAGAGATATCAATTCTGCTTCTGTTAAATAATCTGGCGGTTGTGTATAACATTCGACTAATTTTGCCTGTAAAAAGATGCGTTCTATCATAaattacaagatttttttttaaatatgtaaacagagaagttaatacaaatataaagttactacaaatataaaaatattttttacctcTTGTATATTGACTTTTTCGTCGAGCGTAAATTTTGGTAAAGTATCGCTATTGCCAAGTGCTTGCCAAGTAAGAATACTTGTGTATCCAGGACTTAGCAAACTGTGACCAGTTGTTGTAAATGTTTCTATACCTATCTCGAATTTTATTGTAGTGCTCATGTATTTACAATCTCGCGCCAACTacagaaacagaaaaaaaagtatgtttaTAAGTTACTATTCTCAAAGTTTTTCACAAATACTGACATTAAGCATACCGTAGCAATGAAATGTCGTGTTATGTAATCGTATAATCTCCATGAATCGCCGTCAAGTTCATTTCTCGTTGCATGTTTCATGGGTGTTATAGGGGGATGATCGCCCGCATCATGACCTTTCTTTGGTCTGTTAATACCAGCCGCTATTATTTTACGAACTTCCTCGCCCCAATCCGGGCTATTTTGCTGTTGTTTCAGTGTTgaacttgaaaaaaagaaaattagattaaaaacaaatcgCATCATGTATATGCGTAGAATAACTGTATGACATATTTGATTACGAATTCTATAAACTATATCTTAcagtaaatcaaaattttcaggATACGATGTCGTTTCTGTTCGCGGATAACTTATGTATCCTTGAGTGTATAGTCTTTCTGCAATTTGCATTGCGTGTTGTGGACCCATTCCCAATCCAGAGCTTGCAATTCGCATCAACTCCACTGTATTTAACGCTATAGGTCGCGATTTTGATTTCTCTGTACTTTGTACACTCACTAcactatacaaaatttttttttttgaatattttataatctttttaatttacactaagattttaatgtataaaatacaacTCACGTTGCGCGATCATGTTCTTTAACATGACTTAGAAACATGTTTGCAACCTCTTTGTCAAAAGAACGTACGCGGCTccaatttaatacaatatccTGACCATCGGAAGACTTAATAGTTAcctagaaataatataaataaattatattacattattattaatataaagtatgttttttaaagtatatcattatatacttGTAACACCCAATATGGATCCGGTTTGAAAGTTTGGATTTCATCATGTCTTTGAACACAGAATCCTAATGTTGGCGTTTGGCATGGGCCATAAGAAATAAGAGATACATCCAAATCTCCATATTTGCcctaaaaacataataatatatattttattagcacCATGTATAAAGCTCaacttatataaatgatattatataaaaactaacttgaaaaaatttagtttgatATCGTGTAAATGCACATCCTATTCGCAAATCCAATTCTTGACGCGCATCGACGCTTTTTGCCTCATTTTCATTGGGTTTGATCAAATTTGCCAAAGCAGATTTTATGTCTTTTTCTGTGATAGCGGAAAATCGTGCTCGCCATATatcctataaaaaataaaattgtgagaATATGTTCAAATGAAAAAgacttaaaagaaaatttaaaaactaatatatatattaaagtagaaaatatttaagcaacttgcatttatatgtaatttcctATGCATTCCTTGCTGTACCGCATTTATAACttcgaaacaaatattttcaccTTCCTTATCGCAATCTAgccataatattaaataatcacaaTGCGTTCCTTCTTTTGCCAGAAAATATGGTATTTTCAGTTTAGGTACcgcttcttttttctcagttGGACATGAGAATAATTCTGCCTGAAagcgttaaaaaatatctagtttTTGTTAGATGCACAATAACAAGAATCAAAatagatgtaatatatttaattttaccggATCTACTTTGTCCCAATTGTTGTATTTTCCAATGAAATCCAATGTCATGACGTGTCCACATACAGAagtcattttataattcaccGTCTCAGATTTGAATTGTCCCACCCATTCGTGGACGGAACAAGATCCGTTCAATCCTAGAAATAATActcataagaaaaaagaagtatgaaagagagaaaataatttgatttatattaactcACCTTTCCTGGTGCTACATCGTCCATTGCTCAATATATTGGCGAGGGATGCTGCCAAAGAAGGTTTTTCAGCTACCATCAAAGCAGTTTTCATTTTGCTACGATATTTCGTTCATATATTCTCATTAAACAAAGATTTCGATTAGTGTCGTCTCTGGCATCGCAATTTAAATGAAGACATCATTACTTATCAGATGTCAGATTCTTGGCACTGACGAGATtacgagatatatatgtatatatatatatatatatactaaaaaagGCCGGCTTTACAAATGTAGCCTGACCGCGGAGAAACTCATTATGATCTACTGtagatgtataaattttttcatccatcggtaagaaaatataaattgcgtaATTATCTTTGGTCGCTAATGTCATGTGCTTCAATTATCTTCGGACCTATCGAGCTCAGTTGAAAATTCAATCATGGCTGATCGCCTTTAACCATTGACTActgctatatattttatttttatttcgaaattatttaacataacgATATAATTTCTCGATACTACGAAAAGtcgataaagaatttttaatgaacttgaattcatatataatctctGCGAAAaggaaaagtaaataatatttattatgcatattttatggAGCTAAagcataaaatgtatattatactgCCGTtagagtttaaaaatttacaggtaaatctataaataatatatatatatatatatatatatatatatatatatataaattaacagcttatatcttttatacacacatacacattatatagCATTTCAAGTAATTTGTAAAgtcaattacaattaaaatatatatattttaacctacaatattttgaaaatgctGAAACTctaaattgcataataatgtaataaaaatttgatacaatatcattatttttgagcagttttaaaatttgtaatatatattattataatatatatatttaatatatattaatatatattttacaattttaatatcaaaatcaaatacattaattattttataatttataatcacattctttctttgcatttttttaattataagagttttatatatatagtttatataaaattatctgtgtaaaaatagtttatataaacatcatttctaaataatgaaatctACTAATATGGTCTTATCTAGTCATTGTTTTATGgtatgtataaaagataaacatatcttttattaGAGCTATTTCAAAGATAACAAACACGAACGTTTTAATCAAATCACTATTTTGCTactgataataaaaacatctATCGTAATTCCAATTTGATAAGATCGGCCAATCTTTCTCTAAGTTGTTTGTAACAATATGTCGttgatttaatttctcaaagaatgaaaaataaaagaaaacggaataatttacaatacgcaattattattacttagtATGTTTCAATATAGATTGCCAGATTGgtagtattaaaaaaacattcatatatatgtgtattttttattcgtataaCGTACTGCTAGTTAACatcgaatttatattatttgtgtcTTTTCTGCATGTTGatagaaaattcaaattgaattttaaaaaacgtaaCTCTTAGAGAAAGCTAGAAAAAACTAAAGGAAACAAATCATTATCTctctacaaaaaataaaggagCGATTAATATGTGATCGATCTGACATTCCGAGACGATTGATGAGacgttttatttcaaatatatccaTAATAAATCAATGATGTAATCAGCCATTATATGTAAGTATAATATTCATCAATATAAGTATCTATCATTATAACATtagaaatgttaataaaaatatatttttgtttattaattattaattattaattatattaatttaagcctgtttttatataaatgttataattaaatatttagaagttTCGCGATTAAATAATCGGAATTAAAATGTCCGAGGAAAGAGACGTGGACAAACACGGTGGAGCAAAATGCGCGGAGCGGTATGTACAAGTCAAAAAGAGTATCGATTGCGACTCTTGGTACAACGAGAGGCAATACGCAATTTCATCTTCCACGATATCCATTTGGATTTGGAAGAAGCTCCTCGCTGAATCAGCTTTCGCTGCTGTAAAGAAGGTAGCGAATTCTGTCGCAGGGAAGCGGCATCACACACGCGGCAGGATCGAGTCGAGAAAGTCACTCGAGTGGTCCAGGGTGGGTGTCGGGGGGATGGTGGGAGTGTGAGTGGGGATGCGTACGATGTGCACATATGTATACGGAACTCGCTATGTAGTTAGGCTGCGCGCTTGGATGATATCGGATCAGTCGGTGAATGTGCCGCGGTGCGAGTGGTAGGACTCCTACCTGGTACTGATCGCGATTCTCTCGCAATAGACTTCGGAAACTGTTCTCGAGTGTGCGGTATTCACCTCGTCCCCGTTCACCCTCGAACAGCGACGGCAGTGGCGGCGACTCCTTATGGGGTTGATGGTCGCGCGCGTGCACGCGCGCCCGGACGTGGACGACGTACGCGGGCGACGTACGTGGCGCGAGGAGAGGAATGATGAGATGACTATACGTCCTGGGCGCGGCGAACCCCGAGGGAAACGAGAGCTGTGCGAGAGCTGAGTTACGCGCGCCCGCAACACATCAGGATCGGCCGGCATGTGCACGCGGCCTCGCCGGAGCGGGAGAGCGGTCATCTCGGCGATCATCATCTTCTTTATCTGGCGAATTCGCTGTTGCCGGAGCGGTACTGCGGATGCGGTAACCCCAGCGTGTAACGTCACCGCCGACGGGCGGGAGCTGTTGTGTCGCGGCGCCGATTTACTCTCCGTTGAACCGATTTACAATGTCGATCTGTCACGAGTCATCGCTGTCCCCGTTAATGTCACAAAGAtgtgagtatatatatatatatatatatatatatatatatatatatatatatacgcgcgtgAGACCTGAGAATCAATCTCGGCAAACGCCGAGATTGGAGCGAGAGTGGAAGATCTACAGCTGATCGGAAGCTCTTCGCGGCGCGGAAGTAGAAGTGTCAATAATGATCCTGCGCGTGATCCGCACGTTGATAGATGCTCACGAAAATGGACCGTCCAATCTTTTGTGTTGTTTCcttacaattttgtaaaatgatgCATCGAGAGGctcttttgttaaaataataatatatattcgtgGATCTCTCATTTGTCATTGATTATATTCCattgtttattattgaaacttattcttgagaataaaaatatccataATCATATATTGGATTACGCATCATTTTACGCACAAACTAGTTGCCTTTTTTAAATTCGTCTCTGTAAATACATTTAGAGAGGACAAATACACTTGACATCTCGAGCGTCCTACATACAATTCTAGCCGCGGGCCTTGCGGGCCCGTCTCGTATCTATGTATCTCTTTGAAAAATCTTTccctcgtatatatatatatatatatatatatatatatatatatatatatatattcctgattttaattatacttacaCTTATAAGTAGTACATTTCGCAATAAGAAAGCGCGAGATATACGCGAAAGAGAGCagcgatttttttcaaacatataattaactaaCTGCTCGCATATCTTTGAGGCGTATTCTCTCGTTCCTCTTCTTCGTCATAggtttttttcttcgatttttatcGTTGTGTTTTCGCcacatttattcttatatgaaaattatacaggTACTTTCGATTCAACGAtaggtaaaataaaagaagtaaCGTACATCGCGCGATGTGACCTACATACCAAACGTAATGACAGTCGATATTCTATGGATCGTGATTTAGGATCACAAAGAGGGGAACTGGCGGAATTTATGCCAGAGTCTGCTTCGCTTTTCGCAGAATATATCGcccgcaatttatttattttccgcTGCTATAAAAGAGCGCGTGCCATTTTCCTCTATATCTTGCCGAAAAACTTGCGCGAAAACTGCAAATCGATCTAATTCGCCCCTTCTTTTGAGAAATAACATCCCGATAATATTTCATGCTCGGCTGCTCTTAGTCCCTTTATggaaaaacagagaaaaaaaagatataaatagacTAACATATCATGATTGTTTTTGTGCTTCGCCTCAGTTTTTCTTTCctgtgtttatttttattttttaacgtttttcAGACATATATGATAACTATTTCTCTTAAAGCGAGATGATGCATTTgttctcttaaatttaattaattgtcgaAAAACACGTGATACCGAAAACTTCTTCCGGATTGTTTGTACATAATTCATCATTATAATAtcgatgataatttattaatagttcCTTTGCACGATTCGCGCCCTGTTTTTTCGTTAATATTGTAAGAATACGGAAGGTGCGCCGTGGCTCCTCATTATTCTTCTCACGTACGCGCCGATGCGATACGGCGCGTGATGTCTATTGTGAAAGTAATTCCATTCTCGAACATGATTCACTTTATCTgcgaaatgatataaaaacagttgaaattttattagtattatttttgagTGTCTGTGTTTTCTCGTCGTACTATCACTGAAAGttttacaaaatctttttttttctagaagatattttttccacGGCAACGTGCTCCGTCACATTTTGAAGTAATGCTCTAACTAAATCTTATAGCATATCAAACGAGATATATTCAAGATTGACGTACAAGTATTGTATAGACACGGAGATACAAAGACTGATAAATTTCAAGCCGTCCTTGAACATGAAGCGTCGAAAGTTTTCAAAGGCCTGCGCCCGTAAGGGGAATCACGGTTCCCAAAAGCGTAATTAGAATCCAATGTTCGTACGCCGAGAAAGTTCCATTGGaacttaacaaaaaaatgagCGCGCGAAAGTATCGTAAGAAGACGCTGCTCTCTGCCTgtgttttttctattttaagatGAATGAATGAGAGGAAAAATACTGTGCGCTCAATTTACAAGAGACAAGAAATTGCATCGTGGAGCatcatatttctctctctttttctgtcaAAATTTGAGTTGAATATTCgacaatgtttaaaaattaaaattaaatatctcaaatataattttgaagaaaaatgaccaacacaaattattacaagtacaagatataaataagaaaaaaacattatatatatatatatatatatatatatatatatcataatagtAAGAGTCACGTTAACTCCCTTGATGGCGATTGCGTGCGAACAAGGTTGTCGTGTCGGGAAAATGCACTCGTTGGCCACTTGCGATAATAATCTTACGTAAATACATCACGGATTTCCAAGCggttttttctctatattttgctatattaaataataacataaaaactaTCCAACAATCCGTTTTCATTAGGAACAAATTCTcccattcttttaattaatttactcatCTCGTCGCTGATGCAACTAGACATTTTTCGTTACAATAACACAAATTTTCCTccctttattattacaaaatgtgTCCCGTTCGCTGAATGAATATAAGTAGATATCGATCCATCCCGAGTGAAGCAAGGTCGAAGGACCCATAAAAATCCATGCTAGATTCCAGCCCCTCGGTCCGTTCCTCTCGATTCGCGCTCACGCGGCACGAGCGTAAAAGCGATTCGCTAGTTTCCTCAACAGTGTCCTACTTTTTTTATCGCCCACGTTATGCCTGTAAAAGCTCCCTGCCATTCTTAACCGATGTTTCACGTCGATCTCGACATGTCGCTCGTTTCGATATTATCGGTCAGAATGACGTGATTATTTCATCAACGAGTGTAGTCTCTGATTTTCGCATGATACAATTGttgagaaaagataaaatataatttcggacgcgatatatattttttagagagaggattcaatgaaatataagtcgagaacatttatttaaatcgcaGGCACGATTGCCGGAGAGTCCTTGTTACATAAATCTCAGTTACTCATCGAAGATCTCTATCAAAATCTCCATATTAAGAAGTGCGGAAGAATTATGCTAACAATAAGATCATCGAGTCTGTGATTTCGCTTACACTTCGCCTGAGCACAATCAACCTCGAATGCAGTGATCTCTCTCGTAGTCATCTTtcgtaaaagaattatttttagaaggtATCGCCCCGCGCGAGATGATCCTTCGCTTAACATCATTTTTACGTATTTCGCTCCCCGCAAATCTTGCacagaaaataaagagaaaaacttATGcgaatctatattttttctaatgttaGAAACACCATAAATACATTGTCGGAAACGTATAAGAAATGCTCGATTCTTTCGAATCATATTTTAGTTACGAAAGCTCCTAACTCTTATTGTCTAATGTGCgatcttataaaattgtttctcgTATAACTGTTTCAGTGATCTaactaacaataatataacggACATTCCAATACGTGCTTTCCATCAATTTCCCaatctcaaaattttgtaagtatgtgtatttattattacattaacgAGCATAACATTATCTCTCAaggcacgaaaaaaaaaaaaaaaataaataaaaagttaaaatagatatatttgtgtatatataattatatatatttatatatgattatatacacAGTTTTTTTCTTGTGATTCACATGTATCATTACTTTTAGATTTTTTCGACGTAATCACTTGCGAACCATTCATAACGacgcatttataaatttgacgaGCCTTTGTGTACTGTAAGTATCTGAGAAAAATAAGATCatgtatctatattattatccataatatcataatccataatatttttcgtatttgttttattctttctcaGGGAACTCGATGAGAATTATTTGACAAGTATACCGCCTGCTGTTGTAAATCTACCTGGTCTCAAAGAATTGTAAGTATCTCTTATCCACATAAAATCCTAATCTTCACTAGCGTCTCTcagtgaaataattttccatctATTTACTCATTTCAAGTGCGACGTAAGCTTTCACGAATCTTTCACGTATTTTCGCAGATCTATTTCGAACAATAGAATAGAACAACTCACAAGAGATGCGTTGCGCCATGCTAGTGATTTGATGTCGCTCGATTTACGCGGAAATCCGATTAAGCAAATACACGATGAGACTTTCCAAAATCTTGGCAAACTTCGTAAGTTGTAAGTAATTTacatgtattctttttttatcgatgcGATCTCAAACACCGTGTTTACGAAAATTATACGCGACAATTGCGAGAGATTATGCCGCAGAGGGTAACGCCACgcgttcttttattaattataggaTATTATCGAATGTGAAGGAACTGCAGCTCTTTCCCAATTTAAATGGAGTAACATCTTTGGAAATATTGAGATTGGATCGTTCGCAGCTGAAGGAAGTCCCTTCTAATCTTTGCCAGCAATGCCCAAAACTCAAAAGTTTGTAAGTTTAATACATGTTTAAgagttatttttcagaatatagtaatatataagtaaataaaaaaaattaatattattgtagagtaaaaaaaaaaatagaaaaacttaaatattatatatcaaagagttggaattttataatgttaaagatcaaatattaattttacctaTCCATTATCATTTGCCTTTTGACAATGATTATCTTTCGTGATATGTGTTTCTTATGTACTTCctatatttctgattttagTAACATGAAATCTAATCATTTGACGGAGATACCAAATTTACGAGACTGTAAAGAACTTCGCGTTTTGTAagtatgtaatgtaatatatcttgatatataCAGTGGGCCCAAACGTTCCGGctaaactttgaaattttatagatttgattctcaacaaaaagtttcttataaaCATAGGTCGAAAAAggcttccttaaaaagttagcgcccAAAATTCTCTAAATTTGAAGTTACTTTATACTTCATgtaagaaactttttgttcggaattaaattttctataaaatttcaaagtctggCTGGAACGTTTAGGACCActctgtataataatatatatacgtgaatAAAATTGAACGTATTAAAAAGACACGTTATAAATGATGTGAATTCCTTCTCCTTTTAGGGATTTAGCTAGTAATATGATTTCCATGCTACCCGACGATGCCTTTAAAGGTTTGAATATGTTGCACGATTTACTTTTATCCAATAATAATCTGCAGAGTATCTCTAGCGACGCGTTCACCGGATTACCTAGACTTCAGGTCTTGTAAGTGCGATATTGGCCGTGTATTACTTTAATCCGTTAGATCTATGTTTTCGATGACATCTTTATATTTGAGTTTTAATTACTTTGCAGAGATCTGGAGAATAATTACATCGAATACATACATCCCGACGCATTCAGAGAAACGAAACGTTTGCAGGACCTGTAAGTGTTCgtgtaatttacattattttataaatcaattcgtACTTTTCACAATATGAGATTCGAGCGTAATTAAGATGTTTGTTCATAGAAATTTGGGAAATAACATTTTCCCTACA
The genomic region above belongs to Cataglyphis hispanica isolate Lineage 1 chromosome 7, ULB_Chis1_1.0, whole genome shotgun sequence and contains:
- the LOC126850981 gene encoding eukaryotic translation elongation factor 1 epsilon-1, translating into MGLCNVECVERIAQYLDVPPKRLEISNKNIILVPECEKNSSSIQGFSTIIQALVASSKYSNMISNEKEAQALTQQWLEYVAVCVNHADLPTNAKRVFNELNTVLKDVPYITGTEKTIADVALYYVLYSIMKGLSQQEKAQYIHVSRWFDNIQQEKKLRQDLDLISFNLLHIFL
- the LOC126850976 gene encoding DNA topoisomerase 3-beta-1 codes for the protein MKTALMVAEKPSLAASLANILSNGRCSTRKGLNGSCSVHEWVGQFKSETVNYKMTSVCGHVMTLDFIGKYNNWDKVDPAELFSCPTEKKEAVPKLKIPYFLAKEGTHCDYLILWLDCDKEGENICFEVINAVQQGMHRKLHINDIWRARFSAITEKDIKSALANLIKPNENEAKSVDARQELDLRIGCAFTRYQTKFFQGKYGDLDVSLISYGPCQTPTLGFCVQRHDEIQTFKPDPYWVLQVTIKSSDGQDIVLNWSRVRSFDKEVANMFLSHVKEHDRATVVSVQSTEKSKSRPIALNTVELMRIASSGLGMGPQHAMQIAERLYTQGYISYPRTETTSYPENFDLLSTLKQQQNSPDWGEEVRKIIAAGINRPKKGHDAGDHPPITPMKHATRNELDGDSWRLYDYITRHFIATLARDCKYMSTTIKFEIGIETFTTTGHSLLSPGYTSILTWQALGNSDTLPKFTLDEKVNIQEAKLVECYTQPPDYLTEAELISLMEKHGIGTDASIPVHINNICIRNYVTVAAGRKLVPTSLGIVLVHGYQKIDPELVLPTMRSAVEEQLNLIALGRADFHAVLQHTVEIFKQKFHYFVQSIEAMDQLFEVSFSPLSASGKAHSRCGKCRRYMKYIQTKPSRMHCAHCNETYNLPQNGNIRIYKELKCPLDDFELLSWSTGARGKSYTFCPYCYNNPPFRDMKKGMSGCNSCTHPTCPHGMNSNGLSSCLECDLGILVLDPSAAPKWKLGCNRCDVIIHLFENAHKVTVDTDTCDCGAQLVTVEYKQDKSKLPNEATEMSGCVFCTPVFAALVEKHRAVASKPVVTRGRGHAKSRNRGKPKPPKDKMAQLAAYFV